The following coding sequences are from one Desulfotomaculum sp. window:
- a CDS encoding excinuclease ABC subunit B (The UvrABC repair system catalyzes the recognition and processing of DNA lesions. The beta-hairpin of the Uvr-B subunit is inserted between the strands, where it probes for the presence of a lesion): MNFELKSDFEPRGDQQKAIFELIEGINMGFSRQTLLGVTGSGKTYTMAQVIQAVQRPTLILAPNKTLAAQLCGEFKEFFPLNAVEYFISYYDYYQPEAYIPQTDTYIEKDSSVNEEIDKLRHSATCSLFERQDVIIVASVSCIYGLGDPGEYGDLVISLRKGAVFERGALLRKLVDIQYQRNDISFTRGTFRVLGDIVEIYPASYTERAVRVDLQGDQIERLVEFDVVSGEVLGARQHVSVFPASHYTVSRSRLERAISNIEIELKDRLAELNSRGRILEFQRLEQRVNYEIEMMREMGYCKGIENYSRHLTGRLPGEPPYTLIDYFPDDFLMFIDESHVSIPQVRGMYEGDRSRKETLVEHGFRLPSAFDNRPLKFDEFEKRINRVIFSSATPGPYELEHSRRIVEQIIRPTGLVDPELSVRPIRGQIDNLLGEVRSRVTKKQRVLVTTLTKKMAEDLTDYLGSFNIQARYMHSDINALERMEIIRDLRLGVFDVLVGINLLREGLDLPEVSLVVILDADKEGFLRSERSLIQTIGRAARNVEGKVIMYADQVTDSMKRAIGETERRRRLQVEYNRKYNITPRTVEKAVRDLIEATRPVAKGKKQSDGGYVKKSANKKELKQIIIKLEKEMRESARKLEFERAAELRDLIIELRLELHGRNKELTSRQDIL, translated from the coding sequence TTGAATTTTGAATTAAAATCTGATTTCGAGCCCCGCGGTGACCAGCAAAAAGCTATTTTTGAGCTTATCGAAGGCATAAATATGGGTTTTTCCAGGCAGACTTTGCTAGGGGTTACAGGAAGCGGAAAAACATATACGATGGCCCAGGTAATTCAGGCTGTTCAACGCCCCACGCTTATTCTGGCCCCCAATAAAACACTCGCCGCACAACTTTGCGGCGAGTTTAAAGAATTCTTTCCTCTAAATGCTGTTGAGTATTTTATCAGTTACTATGACTACTATCAGCCGGAAGCTTATATCCCCCAGACAGATACATACATCGAAAAGGACTCCTCGGTAAACGAGGAAATCGATAAGCTGCGCCATTCCGCAACCTGCTCTCTCTTTGAACGGCAGGATGTGATTATTGTGGCCAGCGTTTCCTGTATTTACGGCCTTGGTGATCCGGGGGAGTACGGGGATCTGGTAATTTCTCTTCGCAAAGGGGCTGTCTTCGAACGCGGCGCGTTGTTGCGGAAACTGGTGGATATACAGTATCAACGCAATGATATAAGTTTCACCCGCGGGACTTTTCGTGTCCTGGGAGATATAGTGGAAATATACCCGGCCTCTTATACAGAAAGAGCCGTGCGGGTGGATTTACAGGGTGATCAGATTGAGCGCCTGGTTGAATTTGATGTCGTCAGCGGTGAGGTTCTGGGCGCCCGGCAGCATGTTTCAGTTTTTCCGGCCAGTCATTATACAGTCTCGCGATCCCGGCTGGAAAGAGCAATCTCAAATATCGAAATTGAATTAAAAGACCGCCTTGCAGAATTGAATTCCAGGGGTAGAATCCTTGAATTTCAGCGTTTGGAACAGCGTGTAAATTATGAAATAGAAATGATGCGCGAAATGGGATACTGCAAGGGCATTGAAAATTATTCGCGCCACCTGACCGGAAGGCTGCCAGGAGAGCCTCCTTATACGCTGATTGATTATTTCCCTGACGACTTTCTTATGTTCATTGATGAGTCCCATGTTTCAATACCTCAGGTGAGAGGGATGTATGAAGGGGATCGATCACGCAAAGAAACATTGGTGGAGCATGGTTTTCGTTTGCCTTCCGCTTTTGACAACAGGCCTTTAAAATTTGACGAATTTGAAAAAAGGATTAACCGGGTGATCTTTTCATCAGCGACTCCCGGCCCATACGAACTTGAGCATAGCAGACGGATTGTCGAACAAATCATCAGGCCTACAGGCCTGGTGGATCCCGAACTTTCCGTTCGCCCGATACGCGGCCAGATAGATAATCTGCTTGGGGAAGTACGCAGCCGTGTAACCAAAAAGCAGCGTGTTCTTGTAACCACCCTGACCAAGAAAATGGCGGAAGATTTAACCGATTACCTTGGAAGTTTTAATATACAGGCGCGCTACATGCATTCAGACATCAATGCCCTGGAACGTATGGAAATAATCAGGGATCTTCGTCTGGGAGTATTTGATGTTCTGGTAGGGATCAATTTGTTAAGGGAAGGACTGGATCTGCCAGAAGTGAGTCTTGTAGTTATCCTTGATGCGGACAAAGAGGGTTTTCTCCGTTCCGAGCGTTCTCTTATCCAGACAATCGGCAGGGCTGCCCGGAATGTTGAAGGAAAGGTTATCATGTATGCTGATCAGGTAACTGATTCAATGAAAAGGGCTATCGGGGAAACTGAACGGCGGCGAAGGCTTCAGGTGGAATACAACCGGAAATACAATATTACCCCCCGGACGGTAGAGAAGGCTGTCCGGGACTTGATTGAGGCTACCCGCCCTGTTGCCAAGGGAAAAAAACAATCTGACGGCGGCTACGTTAAAAAAAGCGCCAACAAAAAGGAGCTCAAGCAAATTATAATCAAGCTGGAAAAAGAAATGCGCGAATCTGCGCGAAAACTCGAATTTGAACGGGCTGCCGAGCTAAGGGATTTGATTATTGAACTGCGGTTGGAGCTTCACGGCAGGAATAAGGAATTGACTTCCCGCCAGGATATTCTTTAA
- a CDS encoding RNA-binding protein: MCEANAYLREGGIEELFFESVDKVIPREDGLILEDIFGRRKIIKAKIAELALVDHKIILEKE, encoded by the coding sequence TTGTGTGAAGCAAACGCATATCTGCGCGAGGGCGGGATTGAGGAGTTATTTTTTGAATCCGTGGATAAAGTAATTCCCCGGGAAGACGGCCTTATCCTGGAAGATATTTTTGGCCGGCGTAAAATAATTAAAGCAAAGATTGCCGAGCTTGCCCTGGTCGACCATAAAATAATTCTGGAAAAGGAATAA
- a CDS encoding uracil-DNA glycosylase, with amino-acid sequence MFFDEYNLLSNPAWDLSGYDNLAELEEKVKTCNRCDLRGGCRGVVFGEGSLKASLVLCGEGPGADEDVQGRPFVGRAGQLLDKILQACGFERFNHAYILNVVKCRPPGNRTPSTEEITACSPNLQAQLRILEPKILVLLGGAALQALLDPKGKITRERGNWVKKGELYIMPTYHPAALLRNPNLKKDTWEDFKQVVAKYRELVDPCHYSSYC; translated from the coding sequence TTGTTTTTTGATGAGTATAACCTATTATCAAACCCGGCTTGGGATCTTTCCGGATATGATAACCTTGCCGAACTGGAAGAGAAGGTAAAAACCTGCAACAGATGTGATCTGCGAGGCGGATGCCGTGGTGTGGTTTTTGGAGAAGGCAGTTTAAAAGCGAGCCTTGTGCTTTGCGGTGAGGGGCCGGGAGCGGACGAGGATGTGCAGGGCAGGCCGTTTGTTGGCAGGGCAGGGCAATTGTTGGATAAAATCCTGCAGGCCTGCGGGTTCGAGAGATTCAACCACGCATATATCCTTAATGTTGTTAAATGCCGGCCTCCGGGCAACAGAACTCCCAGTACAGAAGAGATTACAGCCTGCAGCCCTAACCTGCAGGCCCAATTACGGATTCTAGAGCCAAAGATTCTTGTATTGCTTGGCGGCGCCGCTCTACAGGCTTTACTGGATCCAAAAGGCAAAATAACACGTGAAAGGGGCAACTGGGTAAAAAAAGGTGAGCTTTACATAATGCCTACATACCATCCGGCGGCCCTCTTGCGCAATCCAAACCTGAAAAAGGATACCTGGGAAGATTTCAAGCAGGTAGTGGCCAAATACCGCGAGCTTGTCGATCCCTGCCATTACTCGTCATATTGTTAA
- a CDS encoding cell division protein FtsK: protein MLENELKSELYGIAAITFALLGLVSLFTHAVGAVGQFLNQCLSAAAGQGRILIPALFLLLGIKIIRERNKIKLDTQIIGILLLLFLILSLIHLSIPVESSFKAGQKGAGGGILGAAGSYLLLKYFDQTGSYIILSSLMIISIVLLTQLPVSRLCGILVNYSSTAIKKAYDKITDFIFIEAEEDGENTAEINNTQANTLIVNNDEDTPVFLPSALIQDKKSDGEAQEINDEAQIHTVSEKTGRTKAKQQPFKLSAASDGITFCLPPTSLLNWKKTRDHTVTDKEINEKKRTLEETLASFGINVRVTQVTVGPAITRYEIQPPAGIKVSRIVGLSDDLSLALAASHVRIEAPIPGKAAIGIEVPNKEISTVHMKELVESKEFGAASSKITVALGKDISGAPVVTDLSQMPHLLIAGATGSGKSVCINTIVASILFKATPEEVKIILIDPKMVELTNYNGIPHLITPVVTNPKKASGILHWAVKEMEQRYDLFAAVGARDIIRYNKMQAELQKEFGEDRFPAGSVDATQTLNSNGTLPLILIIIDELSDLMMIAPAEVEDSICRLAQMARAAGIHLVLATQRPSVDVITGLIKANIPSRASFAVSSQMDSRTILDTGGAEKLLGRGDMLFFPVGSSKPARIQGAFLADKDTENLVSFLKEQAQPNYNPDMANVPDEENVSFSEQDDSLLPQAVQLFIEQGNASVSMLQRRFHIGYARAARLVDIMEQRGIVGSFEGSKPRSILMTLEQFQQSFKQI, encoded by the coding sequence ATGCTCGAGAATGAATTAAAATCCGAGCTTTATGGAATTGCCGCAATTACGTTCGCTCTTTTAGGCCTGGTAAGTTTATTTACACATGCTGTCGGCGCGGTTGGACAATTCTTAAATCAGTGCCTTTCTGCTGCAGCCGGGCAAGGACGTATACTTATTCCGGCCCTTTTTTTACTCCTGGGAATAAAGATTATCCGGGAGCGTAATAAAATTAAACTGGACACACAGATAATCGGGATATTGCTGCTGTTGTTTTTAATCCTGAGTCTTATCCATCTTTCCATACCTGTCGAGTCTTCCTTCAAAGCCGGACAAAAAGGCGCCGGAGGGGGTATTTTAGGAGCCGCCGGAAGTTATCTGCTTCTAAAATACTTCGATCAAACAGGCAGCTATATTATCCTGTCCTCCTTGATGATCATTTCAATTGTTCTTTTAACGCAACTGCCCGTCTCCCGTTTATGCGGCATTCTGGTCAATTATTCCAGTACGGCAATTAAAAAGGCGTATGATAAAATTACTGACTTTATTTTCATTGAAGCTGAAGAGGACGGAGAAAACACTGCTGAGATAAATAATACACAGGCAAATACCTTAATTGTCAACAACGATGAAGACACCCCGGTTTTTCTCCCGTCAGCCTTAATCCAGGACAAAAAATCTGACGGAGAAGCACAGGAAATTAATGATGAGGCTCAAATTCATACAGTTTCCGAAAAAACAGGAAGAACGAAAGCAAAACAGCAGCCTTTCAAGCTTTCAGCGGCCTCCGACGGTATAACATTTTGCCTTCCGCCGACATCCTTGTTAAACTGGAAAAAAACCAGGGATCATACTGTAACGGATAAGGAAATCAACGAAAAAAAACGCACCCTTGAAGAGACGCTGGCCAGCTTCGGAATTAATGTCCGTGTGACCCAGGTAACAGTAGGCCCTGCTATCACACGTTACGAAATACAGCCTCCTGCAGGCATAAAAGTAAGCAGGATTGTCGGTCTTTCCGACGACTTATCACTTGCGCTGGCCGCTTCGCATGTACGCATCGAAGCTCCAATTCCCGGCAAGGCAGCTATAGGCATCGAGGTCCCTAACAAAGAAATTTCCACCGTCCACATGAAAGAACTGGTTGAAAGCAAAGAATTCGGCGCAGCCTCCTCAAAAATCACGGTTGCTTTGGGCAAGGACATATCGGGCGCGCCAGTTGTTACGGATCTTTCCCAAATGCCTCATCTCCTTATAGCAGGGGCAACCGGATCCGGGAAGAGCGTCTGTATCAACACAATAGTGGCTAGTATCCTGTTCAAGGCCACACCTGAGGAAGTAAAAATAATCTTAATCGATCCCAAGATGGTTGAACTTACCAACTATAATGGTATTCCCCACCTGATTACCCCCGTGGTTACAAACCCTAAAAAAGCATCCGGAATCCTGCACTGGGCGGTTAAAGAAATGGAACAAAGATATGATTTATTTGCCGCAGTGGGAGCACGGGACATAATCCGGTACAACAAAATGCAGGCGGAACTCCAGAAAGAATTCGGCGAAGACAGATTTCCGGCCGGGTCCGTGGATGCAACCCAGACTTTGAACAGCAATGGCACGCTGCCCTTAATTCTGATCATCATTGACGAGCTTTCAGACCTGATGATGATTGCGCCTGCAGAAGTAGAGGATTCTATTTGCCGGCTCGCTCAGATGGCCAGGGCAGCGGGAATACACCTCGTGCTGGCCACCCAACGGCCTTCAGTAGATGTCATCACGGGACTGATTAAGGCAAACATACCCTCCCGCGCCTCTTTTGCGGTATCTTCCCAGATGGATTCAAGAACTATTCTTGATACGGGCGGCGCGGAAAAATTGCTCGGGAGGGGAGATATGTTGTTCTTTCCCGTTGGTTCTTCCAAACCGGCAAGAATCCAGGGAGCATTTTTGGCCGACAAAGACACTGAAAACTTGGTCAGCTTCCTCAAAGAACAGGCCCAGCCAAATTACAATCCAGACATGGCCAATGTTCCCGATGAAGAAAACGTCTCCTTTTCTGAACAGGATGACAGCCTCCTTCCACAGGCTGTACAGTTATTTATCGAACAGGGAAACGCTTCGGTTTCAATGCTTCAGAGAAGATTTCATATCGGATACGCCCGGGCAGCCAGGCTGGTTGACATAATGGAGCAGCGCGGAATAGTAGGCAGTTTCGAAGGAAGTAAACCGCGGTCAATCTTAATGACCCTGGAACAGTTCCAGCAATCATTCAAGCAAATCTAA
- a CDS encoding sugar ABC transporter substrate-binding protein, with protein MLVAFKRIFPLLMAVCLIAINGCSQQAERKPIGASLNIAVSFSDLRLDGNKVIQQEMMKRSKKEDIKIEFLDAKNDPQEQIKQLDQVLQKGTKQLKAVVVQPVDSTSVNPVIERFKKANIKVLALETLPRNVPVDGYITSDHLLAGRLAAIYLLKALNGGYTNQVVPGIERRQLLNTIIIRGDQKDQISNEIVAGIRDELNKEPRVKIIEEIVYLRNDPGLGVMSADQVLNKYNYDRIDAILATDSRLVMEYVKALKYRGFSHYIITVGVGANEESSRALIEGGHNAEIDTMPELVGQYAYDAAVSLSQTGSWQYDNRILNGDYGVPTRVVPVQLVQKDNSYLLEQRWGKEKEQGGGQESMEQGSESQDSSEDSEGSGSGGSSQRQGQGGSTGEQKNARTKLRITTQEGKKVEVEIPGEIKNIESVQEGQAGKENEAGSESADGE; from the coding sequence ATGCTCGTTGCGTTTAAACGGATATTCCCGTTATTGATGGCGGTATGCCTCATTGCGATAAATGGCTGCAGTCAGCAAGCAGAGAGAAAACCAATTGGAGCAAGCCTTAACATTGCTGTATCCTTCTCTGATCTACGGCTGGACGGAAACAAAGTCATTCAACAGGAAATGATGAAGAGAAGTAAAAAAGAAGATATAAAAATAGAATTTCTGGATGCGAAAAATGACCCCCAGGAACAGATCAAGCAGCTCGATCAGGTTTTACAGAAGGGAACAAAACAGCTGAAGGCTGTAGTTGTTCAACCTGTTGATTCAACGTCGGTTAATCCGGTTATCGAACGCTTCAAAAAGGCAAATATAAAAGTATTAGCCCTGGAAACTTTGCCAAGGAATGTTCCGGTAGACGGCTATATAACTTCAGATCACCTTCTTGCCGGCAGGTTGGCAGCAATTTACCTGCTTAAAGCGCTTAACGGCGGTTACACAAATCAGGTTGTTCCTGGAATTGAAAGGCGCCAATTATTGAATACGATTATTATAAGGGGTGACCAGAAAGATCAAATTTCAAATGAAATAGTTGCCGGAATCCGGGATGAATTAAATAAAGAGCCGCGAGTGAAAATTATCGAAGAAATCGTCTATCTAAGGAATGATCCCGGATTGGGCGTTATGTCGGCAGACCAGGTTTTAAACAAGTATAACTACGACAGGATCGATGCCATATTGGCCACTGACAGCAGACTTGTTATGGAGTATGTAAAAGCGTTGAAGTACCGGGGTTTCAGTCATTATATAATTACAGTCGGAGTGGGGGCGAATGAGGAATCTTCAAGGGCATTAATTGAAGGTGGACATAATGCGGAAATAGATACCATGCCCGAATTAGTGGGACAGTATGCCTATGACGCGGCGGTCAGCCTTTCCCAAACGGGCAGCTGGCAGTACGATAACCGTATTTTAAATGGTGATTACGGTGTTCCAACCAGGGTCGTTCCCGTACAGCTGGTTCAAAAAGACAACTCCTACCTGCTTGAACAGCGTTGGGGCAAGGAGAAAGAGCAGGGAGGCGGGCAGGAAAGCATGGAACAAGGAAGTGAAAGCCAGGACAGCAGCGAGGACAGTGAGGGCAGCGGGAGCGGCGGAAGCAGCCAGAGACAGGGGCAAGGAGGCTCAACAGGCGAACAGAAAAATGCCAGGACCAAGTTAAGGATTACAACCCAGGAAGGAAAGAAAGTAGAGGTCGAGATTCCGGGTGAGATAAAAAATATCGAATCGGTTCAGGAAGGGCAGGCCGGCAAGGAGAACGAGGCAGGAAGTGAAAGCGCAGACGGCGAATAA
- the galU gene encoding UTP--glucose-1-phosphate uridylyltransferase has protein sequence MRVTKAVIPAAGLGVRFLPATKAQPKEMLPVVDKPVIQYIVEEAVESGIENILIVTGQGKKSIEDHFDKSQLLEEHLQEKGKVALLNLVREISEIADLHYVRQKEPRGLGHAIYCARRFVGDEPFAVLLGDDLVRSEKPCLKQLLELYDEVQSTVLAVKEVPAAEVNKYGILDADFLREGVYYIRDLVEKPPVDQAPSRLAIMGRYVISPSIFPILENTPPGQGGEIQLTDALKVLSKEEPLYGINFEGRRYDVGDKLGYLMATVEFALDYPELGKDFESYLKQLVSTLG, from the coding sequence TTGCGCGTTACCAAGGCTGTTATTCCGGCTGCCGGTTTGGGAGTCCGTTTTTTACCCGCTACTAAAGCGCAGCCAAAAGAGATGCTGCCCGTAGTGGATAAACCGGTTATCCAGTACATAGTGGAAGAAGCGGTCGAATCAGGCATTGAAAACATTCTTATTGTTACCGGCCAGGGGAAGAAGTCTATTGAGGATCATTTCGATAAATCGCAGTTACTTGAGGAACACCTACAGGAAAAAGGGAAAGTTGCTCTTTTAAACCTGGTCAGGGAGATCAGTGAGATCGCCGACCTGCATTATGTCCGCCAAAAGGAACCGCGCGGACTTGGACACGCTATTTATTGCGCACGCAGGTTTGTTGGAGACGAGCCTTTTGCAGTCCTTTTGGGAGACGATCTGGTCAGAAGTGAAAAACCGTGTTTGAAGCAGTTGCTTGAACTTTATGACGAAGTCCAAAGCACCGTTCTTGCGGTTAAGGAAGTGCCCGCGGCGGAGGTAAACAAATACGGAATCCTGGATGCTGATTTTTTGCGTGAAGGTGTTTACTATATCCGCGATTTGGTAGAAAAGCCTCCTGTTGATCAAGCTCCCTCCAGGTTGGCTATTATGGGCCGTTATGTAATTAGCCCTTCTATTTTTCCCATACTTGAAAATACACCCCCGGGTCAGGGCGGGGAAATTCAGCTTACTGACGCTTTAAAGGTTTTGTCTAAAGAAGAGCCTCTATATGGAATCAACTTCGAGGGACGCCGTTATGACGTTGGCGACAAACTTGGCTACCTAATGGCAACGGTAGAATTCGCCCTGGATTATCCTGAACTGGGCAAGGATTTTGAGTCGTATCTGAAACAGCTTGTAAGTACTCTGGGTTGA
- a CDS encoding DUF421 domain-containing protein, whose protein sequence is MNPFLDILVRGMGAFITVIIISRAIGNSQVGQLTISDFVNAILIGSIAANMVTSLNESGWPLFFGLVLIGLFTLGAETLALKYRPARKIIEGEPVVLVHNGKILEDNMKKLIYHVDDLMMQLRDKNVFNIADVEFAISEPNGKLSVLLKSQKRPVTPHDLQLSTTYEGVPSEMISDGIVIMQNLKQNNLTEEWLYKELEKQGIKSVKEVFYASLDAKGQLYIDKKQDDLGNVTDITDKLPGEMPQ, encoded by the coding sequence ATGAATCCTTTTTTGGATATTTTGGTCAGGGGCATGGGCGCGTTCATTACCGTGATTATTATTTCCCGCGCGATAGGAAATTCTCAAGTGGGGCAGTTAACCATCAGTGACTTTGTAAATGCTATCTTAATCGGTTCGATTGCCGCAAACATGGTTACGAGCCTTAATGAAAGCGGGTGGCCGCTTTTTTTTGGGCTTGTCTTAATCGGCCTTTTTACACTTGGCGCCGAAACCCTTGCTTTAAAATATCGGCCGGCGAGAAAAATTATTGAGGGAGAACCTGTTGTACTGGTTCACAATGGTAAAATACTTGAGGATAATATGAAGAAGCTAATTTACCACGTTGATGATTTAATGATGCAGTTAAGGGATAAAAATGTTTTTAATATAGCTGATGTTGAATTTGCCATTTCTGAGCCTAACGGAAAGCTGAGTGTGCTTCTTAAAAGCCAGAAACGTCCTGTTACACCTCACGACCTGCAGCTTTCCACAACTTATGAAGGAGTGCCTTCCGAAATGATCTCGGACGGGATAGTTATCATGCAGAATTTAAAGCAAAACAATCTTACCGAGGAATGGTTGTACAAAGAACTTGAAAAACAGGGTATCAAGTCTGTCAAGGAAGTATTTTATGCCAGCCTTGATGCAAAGGGCCAGCTGTATATCGACAA
- the ablB gene encoding putative beta-lysine N-acetyltransferase yields MSFEIRDIENIDPDRCEIVTGTDFKCNILISPYNRRITINNFKLLRDENAGNMIHELIEKASASGLDKIWTKSDARWKQALLNAGMKLEASIQGYFKGNRTAFIFALYLSRRRQVPSNNRSRELVDKLLSSSKPGMVKRKLPPGVSLKWGQAQHCQALARLYRRVFTTYPFPVYDHCYIKSILNNGRAYYLTAWYQEELIAASSAEVNYIQRNAEMTDFATMPEWTGQGLAGILLSQMESRLNKEGFRCLYTIARSSSIGMNSVFAKAGYRYDGVLINNCNIGEDFEDMNVWSKVI; encoded by the coding sequence ATGTCTTTTGAAATCAGGGACATAGAAAACATTGACCCGGATAGATGTGAAATTGTAACCGGCACTGATTTTAAGTGTAATATTTTAATTTCACCCTATAACCGAAGAATTACAATAAATAACTTCAAACTTCTTCGGGATGAGAATGCTGGGAATATGATCCATGAATTAATAGAAAAAGCTTCTGCAAGCGGCTTGGATAAAATATGGACCAAATCAGACGCCAGATGGAAGCAGGCCTTGTTGAACGCTGGAATGAAGCTGGAAGCTTCTATTCAAGGATATTTTAAAGGTAATAGAACAGCTTTTATCTTTGCTCTGTATCTTAGCCGCCGAAGGCAAGTCCCTTCAAATAACAGGAGCAGGGAACTGGTAGATAAATTGCTTTCCAGTTCTAAGCCCGGCATGGTAAAACGTAAACTGCCTCCCGGGGTATCATTAAAATGGGGACAGGCACAACATTGCCAAGCCCTTGCCAGGTTATATCGCAGGGTTTTTACTACCTATCCTTTTCCTGTATATGATCACTGCTATATAAAGTCCATATTAAATAATGGCAGAGCCTACTATTTAACAGCCTGGTATCAAGAAGAATTGATAGCAGCTTCATCAGCGGAAGTCAATTATATACAAAGAAATGCCGAGATGACAGATTTTGCCACTATGCCTGAGTGGACTGGGCAGGGTCTTGCCGGTATTTTATTGTCACAAATGGAATCAAGGCTAAATAAAGAAGGGTTTAGATGTCTTTACACCATTGCACGCAGCAGTTCAATCGGGATGAATAGTGTTTTCGCCAAAGCTGGATATAGATATGATGGTGTATTAATTAATAATTGCAATATTGGTGAAGATTTCGAAGATATGAATGTGTGGTCAAAAGTAATTTAA
- a CDS encoding undecaprenyl-phosphate alpha-N-acetylglucosaminyl 1-phosphate transferase: protein MEKLLAPILAFFIALLITPAVRKLAFAWGAVDLPNPRKVHQHVMPRLGGLAIYVAFVIPLLLTMPVGPVFGLVTGVSLIVLIGVIDDIKGLSPWVKLGGQILAAYSLILFNIQIGFVTNPFNGHSIVLGWWGIPITIFWVVAVTNAINLIDGLDGLAGGVSCIAALTIAAVGWTQWKFFGVAGQQEIIMLAIILAAAIVGFLRHNIYPASIFLGDTGSMLLGFTLSAVSVLGLTKSATAVSVFIPLVILGIPLFDVLLAVFRRYHLRKPIFQADREHIHHKLMSLGFNHRQTVAVIYGISFLLGVSAVVLNMVTSDQAMVLLVILAGLVIILSGKIGLFSVSKRTSRTASRSSSQHL, encoded by the coding sequence GTGGAAAAACTGTTAGCTCCTATTTTAGCGTTTTTTATTGCATTATTGATTACTCCTGCAGTAAGGAAGTTGGCTTTTGCTTGGGGAGCGGTTGATCTGCCCAATCCACGCAAGGTTCACCAGCACGTAATGCCCCGCCTGGGCGGACTGGCAATTTACGTGGCTTTTGTAATTCCGTTGCTTCTGACAATGCCTGTCGGTCCTGTCTTCGGCCTGGTTACAGGGGTTTCTTTGATTGTATTAATCGGGGTGATAGACGATATTAAGGGACTTTCTCCGTGGGTAAAGCTCGGAGGACAGATTTTAGCAGCTTATTCACTTATTTTATTTAATATCCAGATAGGTTTTGTGACTAATCCTTTTAACGGACATAGTATCGTACTTGGTTGGTGGGGAATCCCCATTACAATATTCTGGGTGGTAGCGGTAACTAACGCTATTAACCTGATCGACGGTTTGGACGGTTTGGCTGGAGGGGTTTCCTGCATTGCGGCGCTTACTATAGCAGCGGTGGGATGGACACAGTGGAAGTTTTTTGGCGTCGCCGGTCAGCAGGAAATTATTATGCTCGCTATTATTTTAGCAGCGGCGATTGTTGGTTTTCTGCGGCATAATATATACCCGGCAAGCATCTTTCTCGGAGATACCGGATCTATGCTCCTCGGTTTTACTCTTTCCGCAGTTTCAGTTTTAGGTTTAACAAAAAGCGCTACGGCTGTGTCAGTTTTTATTCCTCTTGTGATTCTTGGCATTCCGCTGTTTGATGTCCTGCTGGCCGTTTTCCGGCGTTACCATCTTCGCAAACCAATTTTTCAGGCAGACAGGGAGCATATTCACCATAAGTTGATGAGTTTAGGTTTTAATCATCGTCAGACAGTAGCGGTTATTTACGGAATAAGCTTCTTATTGGGAGTAAGCGCCGTAGTATTAAATATGGTTACATCAGATCAGGCAATGGTTCTTCTGGTTATTCTAGCTGGTCTGGTTATAATTCTTTCCGGTAAAATTGGCCTGTTCAGCGTCTCCAAAAGGACAAGCCGAACCGCTTCACGAAGTTCCTCCCAGCATCTTTAG
- a CDS encoding RNA polymerase subunit sigma-24: MEAVKQLVEKSLENDLSAFEQLINIYQGRVYTLSYQLTNSYADAQDLTQEVFIKAYYSLKGFRNEADFGTWLHKITVNMWLNTKRKRSIQNAVSLNEPISDGENEVYRDLAATDGDPEQSLESKEFNGLVRRALGELSREYQAVVILREIEGYSYEEMSLIMNCSLGTVKSRLNRARQVLKQQVIKLAKESGYVIPGTRKNRVTEEV, from the coding sequence TTGGAAGCCGTTAAACAGCTTGTTGAAAAATCCTTAGAAAATGACCTGTCTGCTTTTGAGCAGTTAATCAACATATATCAGGGCAGGGTTTATACCCTGAGTTACCAGTTGACAAACAGTTATGCGGATGCCCAGGATCTTACCCAGGAGGTTTTCATAAAAGCTTATTATTCTTTAAAGGGTTTCCGGAACGAAGCTGATTTCGGTACCTGGTTGCACAAGATAACCGTAAATATGTGGTTAAATACGAAACGTAAGAGGAGTATACAAAACGCAGTATCCTTAAACGAGCCAATTTCAGACGGAGAAAATGAGGTTTACCGTGATTTGGCTGCTACAGACGGTGATCCTGAGCAAAGTCTTGAAAGCAAAGAATTTAACGGCCTTGTAAGAAGAGCGCTGGGTGAGCTTTCCCGGGAATACCAGGCAGTGGTAATTCTTCGGGAAATAGAAGGTTATTCATATGAAGAAATGTCACTGATTATGAACTGTTCTCTTGGCACCGTTAAATCCCGTTTAAACAGGGCCAGGCAGGTTTTAAAACAGCAGGTAATCAAGTTGGCCAAGGAATCGGGTTATGTTATTCCTGGAACCCGTAAAAACCGGGTTACAGAAGAGGTGTAG